In Phlebotomus papatasi isolate M1 chromosome 1, Ppap_2.1, whole genome shotgun sequence, the following proteins share a genomic window:
- the LOC129810197 gene encoding pyridoxine-5'-phosphate oxidase-like yields MRFLRHFSKMSTPGISSLRYKYLERKEAFKEDSLKKKEPFSLFHEWFQEVLNDKLVEEPNAMCLSTVGKDGQPSSRYVLLKGYSDAGITFFTNYESRKAQEMLNNPKVALNMYWFAHKRQIRVEGIVSKVSEKESEDYFRERPVESQMSASISRQSQKVPSREYLDELMAGVRKKTEAEGKVPMPNWGGYLVKPHLFEFWQGQSNRLHDRIVFRRYPGVEKEVDGTLTKEGDDGWVYERLAP; encoded by the exons ATGCGATTTCTCCGGCACTTTTCGAAGATGTCTACTCCCGGAATCTCAT CCCTGCGATACAAATATCTCGAGCGAAAGGAGGCCTTCAAGGAGGACAGTCTGAAGAAGAAAGAACCCTTCTCGTTGTTCCACGAATGGTTTCAGGAGGTTCTCAATGATAAACTGGTGGAGGAGCCCAATGCCATGTGCCTCTCCACGGTTGGGAA GGATGGGCAACCATCCTCGAGATATGTCCTGCTCAAGGGTTATTCCGATGCTGGGATTACATTTTTCACGAACTATGAGAGTCGCAAGGCTCAGGAGATGCTGAATAATCCAAAAGTTGCGCTGAATATGTACTGGTTTGCTCACAAGAGACAAATCCGGGTGGAAGGGATTGTTTCCAAGGTAAGTGAGAAGGAATCTGAGGATTACTTCCGGGAGCGTCCTGTTGAGAGCCAGATGAGTGCATCGATCAGTCGGCAGAGTCAGAAGGTTCCTAGTAGGGAATATTTGGATGAATTGATGGCGGGAGTCAGGAAGAAGACTGAGGCTGAAGGGAAGGTGCCAATGCCCAATTGGGGTGGGTATTTGGTCAAGCCGCATCTCTTTGAGTTCTGGCAGGGTCAATCGAACAGACTCCACGACCGCATTGTCTTCCGGCGATATCCGGGAGTGGAGAAGGAAGTCGATGGGACTCTGACCAAGGAAGGGGACGACGGATGGGTCTATGAGCGATTAGCTCCGTAA